The genomic interval GGGGGCCATGCCAAAGCCAATTTTAAAGCCGCCGTTAGCGATATAGTCCTTTGGGCGAGTCGGGTGTGCACCAAGCATGGGTGCCCGAGATTTTGCCCGCGGTCTTACGCCCGCCCAGCGGCGCAATATCGGGGCCTTTGCAAGGCTTGGCACGGCCTCGATGGCGCGGGCAAGTACCAGATCGATTTGCGCATCCGTGCTTGTTGGGTCGTCAAATTCACGTTCGCTGGTCGAGCCGATCGCAACTGTGCCATCAATGTGCGGCACCATGTGAACACTGTCTGCAAAGAGCTGTGGCATCAAAGACTGGTTGTACTTAAGCAAGATCGCCTGACCCTTTACGCCATTGCCGATGGGCCGTCCAAGCTCTGTGGAAAGCTCAGTCAAACCCTGCCATCCTGTCGCCCAGACAACAGCCCCCTTGGGCTGGGCATCTGTGGATATACGCCCGCCTTTGGCCAAAATAGCGGCGGCTAATGCTTCGCAGGCCATACGCGGGTGGATTCTGGCACTTAGACTGTCTTTGATCAGGAAACCTGTGACTGATTGCGGTGACCATGTATCTGCCGAATTGGCAGGCAACACTTGCCACGTGGCCTTGCCTTGCCAAAGCGTCAGAGCGTTTTCAGACCGCCTGTGTGCCAATTCCAGCGCACGCGTGTCAACAATGGGCTGCAGGCGCCCCGTGCTGCCATATCCTGAAGCCTTACCACCGACACTTTCCACTTTGGGCCAAAATTGCCGTGCCATAATCAGGCTTTCAAACTGAAAGGCTTTCTTGTCGTTCCAGTTTTCAGGCGTATGCGGTGCGAGCGCGCCAACTATGCCGCCAGATGCGCCCGCGGCTACACCATTGGGATCAATGACCTGTACCTTGGCCCCACGTTGAATGCAGGCCCAAGCCACTGAAAGCCCAAAGGCCCCTGCCCCCATCACGGTTACATCCACCATTGCCAAATCACCTGTCATTG from Cognatishimia sp. WU-CL00825 carries:
- a CDS encoding FAD-dependent oxidoreductase; protein product: MVDVTVMGAGAFGLSVAWACIQRGAKVQVIDPNGVAAGASGGIVGALAPHTPENWNDKKAFQFESLIMARQFWPKVESVGGKASGYGSTGRLQPIVDTRALELAHRRSENALTLWQGKATWQVLPANSADTWSPQSVTGFLIKDSLSARIHPRMACEALAAAILAKGGRISTDAQPKGAVVWATGWQGLTELSTELGRPIGNGVKGQAILLKYNQSLMPQLFADSVHMVPHIDGTVAIGSTSEREFDDPTSTDAQIDLVLARAIEAVPSLAKAPILRRWAGVRPRAKSRAPMLGAHPTRPKDYIANGGFKIGFGMAPKVGEVMADLILENRDTIPEPFKPSASL